In Novosphingobium sp. RL4, the sequence GGCCGCGGTTGGCGCGCGAATCCTGATTTGGAGCATTGTCGGCCTGGTCGAATCGCGGCCTTTGCGCGGATTTCCTTGACGTTGGGGGCATTTCCCGCATAGGGCCCGGCCAGATATACGATCGGCTTCGTGCTGACCGATTGATTCGGTCGTTGCCGTAGCGCCGCGAATATCCTTAGCGTCCTTGATTCTCGCTAACCTGCCTGATTCTCGCTAACTTGCCTGATTTTCGCTAACCTGTTTGCCTATGAGCCCTGTCTGTCTATGAACTTTGCCGATCTCGGCCTGTCTGACGAATTGCTGCAAGCGGTTGAAACCGCTGGCTATAGCGAACCGACTCCGATCCAGGCCCAAGCCATTCCGCCGGTCCTGATGATGAAGGACCTGATCGGCATCGCCCAGACAGGCACCGGCAAGACGGCCAGCTTCGTGCTCCCGATGATCGACGTTCTCGCGCATGGCCGTCGCCGTGCGCTGATGCCGCGCTCGCTGATCCTCGAACCGACCCGCGAACTCGCGGCCCAGGTTGCCGAGAACTTCGAGAAGTACGGCAAGAACCACGATCTGCGCATGGCGCTGCTGATCGGCGGCGTTCAGATGGGCGACCAGATCAAGGCGCTGCAGGAAGGTGTCGACGTCCTGATCGCGACGCCGGGCCGCCTGATGGACCTGTTCGAGCGCGGCAAGATCCTGCTGACCGGCTGCGAACTGCTCGTCATCGACGAAGCGGACCGCATGCTCGACATGGGCTTCATTCCCGACATCGAGAGCATCTGTTCCAAGCTGCCGACCAATCGGCAGACGCTGCTCTTCTCGGCAACGATGCCGCCGCCGATCAAGAAGCTGGCGGATCGCTTCCTGTCGAATCCGAAGTACATCGAGGTTGCCCGCCCGGCGACCGCGAACACGAATATCGTCCAGCACAAGGTGGCGGTGCCGGCCCGCAAGAAGCGCGAGGCCCTGCGCCAGCTCCTGCGCACCGACAACGTCTCGACCGCGATCATCTTCGCCAACCGCAAGACGACCGTGCGTGAACTGGCCAAGAGCCTGAAGGGTCATGGCTTTGCAGCCGGCGAGATCCACGGCGACATGGAACAGCCGGCGCGCCTTGCCGAACTCCAGCGTTTCAAGGATGGCTCGATCAACATCCTCGTCGCGTCCGACGTGGCTGCGCGCGGGCTTGACGTGAAGGGCGTGAGCCACGTCTTCAACTTCGACACGCCCTGGCATCCGGACGATTACGTCCACCGTATCGGCCGCACTGGCCGTGGCGGCGCAACCGGTCGTGCTTTCACTTTCGTGGCGCCCGAAGATGCCGAAGCGATCGAGAACGTCGAGAAGCTGACCGGCGGCAAGATTCCGGTCTATCATCTCGGCGGCGAGGAAACGGCTGCGGAAGCGCCCGAAGCTGCTGCTCGTGCGGAAAAGCCCCGCCGTGAGAAGCGTGAGCGTGCAGAGCCGCGCACGGAGGCGAAAGCCCCGCGCGAAGAACGTGCCGCGCCGCGTGAAGAACGCGCAGCTCCTCGCGAGGAACGCGCTGAGCGTGCCCCGCGCCGCGAAAGCCGGGGTGACGAACAGCGCCGCGAACGCCGTGCCGATGGCAATCGTTCGCGTCGCCGCGATGCAGAGCCCGCCGATGACGGCTGGAACGGTCCGATCCCCGAATTCCTGAGCGTTTCCGCTCTCACCTGATCCTACTTCAAGCCAGGCACCATCGCCGCGCCTCAGGGTGCGGCAATGGTGCTTGCCTGTCCTTGCCGCCCTGTGCAGACTGCCTCCTATCGAGAGGCAGGCGAGGCGGATTATCCATGAAATTCAGGTATTCTCTGGCGTTCGGCGCTGCGCTCGTCTCCTCGTGCGCGGCGCTGGCCGAACCGCAGGCGGTGGTCCAGGTGGACAGCGGCAGGCTTGCCGGCAGCGTCGAGGACGAGGTGGTGAGCTGGAAGGGAATTCCCTTCGCGGCGCCGCCGGTCGGCGCGCTGCGCTGGCGTGCACCGCAGCCTGTTGCGGCATGGAAGGATGTCCGTTCGGCGGAAAGCTACGGGCATGATTGCATGCAGAAGCCCTTCGCCGGAGATGCGGCGCCGCTGGGCACGCCCCCCGCCGAGGACTGTCTCTACGCCAATGTCTGGCGCCCGGCGCAGGCCAAGGCGAAACTCCCCGTGATCGTCTGGATCTACGGTGGCGGCTTCGTGAACGGCGGCGCATCGCCGCCGACTTATGCAGGTGCAGAACTCGCGAAGCAGGGCGTGCTGTTCTTCAGCTTCAATTACCGGGTCGGCCGTTTCGGCACTTTCGCCCATCCTGCGCTGACCCGCGCGGCGCAGGACAAGGGGCTTGTCGGCAACTATGGCTTCATGGACCAGATCGCCGCGCTTGCCTGGGTGCAGCGGAACATCGCGGCGTTCGGCGGCGACCCCGAGAATGTGACGATCATAGGCGAAAGCGCGGGCGGCATGTCCGTCAACAACCTGGTGACCTCGCCCATGGCCGAAGGGCTGTTCGACAAGGCAGTCGTCATGTCGGGCGGGAATGGCACGAGCCTTGCCAATCCCGATCTCGCCGCCACGGAAGCGATCGGCGTGCGCTTTGCCGAAGCGAAGGGCATTTCCCGCGATGATCCGCAGGCCCTTGCAAAATTGCGCGGCCTTTCTGCCGATGCGGTGACGGATGGGCTCAACCTGATGGCTCTCTTCAGTCCGAGCGGCGCGCCGCGCACATTCGCCAGCCCGTTCAGCGACGGCAGGCTGGCGGTGGATCAGCGCCATGCCTACGAGGCGAAAACGTTCCATCGCGTGCCGATGATGATCGGTGCCACAAGTGACGATATCGGCGGGATTTCGGGCAGCATGGTTGCGGGGGCGCGGCAGATATCGGCCTTGGCGGCGGCCGGCGGCGCACCTGTCTACGAATACCGCTTTTCCTATGTTGCCACATCGATTGAAGGCGGCGGCAAAGGGGCCGGCCATGCTACGGACATACCGTTCTTCCTCGATACGCAGGACGTGAAATACGGCGGCAAGACCAGCGCGCGGGATCGGGAAATGGGCCGCACCATCAGCAGCTATCTCGTGAATTTCGCGAAGACCGGCAATCCTAACGGCGCAGGCCTGCCGGAATGGAAATCACGTGCCGGAGACGGCTCCGCGCTGATGGACTTTTCGCCCGGCGGAACCGCTCAATTCGGCGCTGACCCGTGGCTCCGGCAGATCGAGGCAGCCTCCGCCAAAAGCGGGATCTAGGCGCCGCCAAGCCAGCGCGTTCAGCCGGCCGGGAGGTTCATTCGCTTCCGGCTGGCTTGACGAAGCTGTCGATCACCCGCTTGTGGCCGGCCTGCTCGAAGTCGATCTCCAGCTTGTTGCCTTCCTGCGCGGCGACAGTGCCGTATCCGAACTTCTCATGAAAGACGCGGGCGCCGATCTCGATGTCGGTGCGAGGCTTGGCGGCGAAGCTGGCGGCGCTACGGGTGGTTTCGGCAATGCGGCGCGGTGCGGGATCGAACTCGCGGGCAGCGGCGCGCTGCCAACCGGGGCCGCGTGTCATCGTGCGCGCGGGCTGCGCCCGGGCGACGTCGGCGAAAGGATCGCCATGTTCCGACCATTGCGCGCGCCA encodes:
- a CDS encoding carboxylesterase/lipase family protein, with the translated sequence MKFRYSLAFGAALVSSCAALAEPQAVVQVDSGRLAGSVEDEVVSWKGIPFAAPPVGALRWRAPQPVAAWKDVRSAESYGHDCMQKPFAGDAAPLGTPPAEDCLYANVWRPAQAKAKLPVIVWIYGGGFVNGGASPPTYAGAELAKQGVLFFSFNYRVGRFGTFAHPALTRAAQDKGLVGNYGFMDQIAALAWVQRNIAAFGGDPENVTIIGESAGGMSVNNLVTSPMAEGLFDKAVVMSGGNGTSLANPDLAATEAIGVRFAEAKGISRDDPQALAKLRGLSADAVTDGLNLMALFSPSGAPRTFASPFSDGRLAVDQRHAYEAKTFHRVPMMIGATSDDIGGISGSMVAGARQISALAAAGGAPVYEYRFSYVATSIEGGGKGAGHATDIPFFLDTQDVKYGGKTSARDREMGRTISSYLVNFAKTGNPNGAGLPEWKSRAGDGSALMDFSPGGTAQFGADPWLRQIEAASAKSGI
- a CDS encoding DEAD/DEAH box helicase, with the protein product MNFADLGLSDELLQAVETAGYSEPTPIQAQAIPPVLMMKDLIGIAQTGTGKTASFVLPMIDVLAHGRRRALMPRSLILEPTRELAAQVAENFEKYGKNHDLRMALLIGGVQMGDQIKALQEGVDVLIATPGRLMDLFERGKILLTGCELLVIDEADRMLDMGFIPDIESICSKLPTNRQTLLFSATMPPPIKKLADRFLSNPKYIEVARPATANTNIVQHKVAVPARKKREALRQLLRTDNVSTAIIFANRKTTVRELAKSLKGHGFAAGEIHGDMEQPARLAELQRFKDGSINILVASDVAARGLDVKGVSHVFNFDTPWHPDDYVHRIGRTGRGGATGRAFTFVAPEDAEAIENVEKLTGGKIPVYHLGGEETAAEAPEAAARAEKPRREKRERAEPRTEAKAPREERAAPREERAAPREERAERAPRRESRGDEQRRERRADGNRSRRRDAEPADDGWNGPIPEFLSVSALT